The Campylobacter curvus genome includes the window ACATTGCTCATGTTTTTAATAGCCGAAAAAGAACCTTGTGACGTATAATAAGCACCAATATCTGCAACCAAAGTTTGGACATTGGTAGCCACCTTTGAAATCTCCGCATCATCTCTAGTAGCTGCTAGTCTTGGGATAGCGACAGCTGCCAAGATACCTAAAATCACGATCACGAAGATCAACTCGATCATTGTAAAACCCTTTTTCATGGTTTTCTCCTTTTTGAAGTTTTGTATTTGTTATACGATTGCGAATTATACTACGAAATTCGTTTTTTTGCAAACAAATTTTAAATTTTTTATAAACTAGCCATTTTGCGGGCTTTGTATGCTTGGTATTTGGCTAAATTCTATCCGTTTACTTTTATAATACGATCCAAGTTCGCTTATGACGATGCCGGCTAGTATTATCGTCGCTCCTGAAATTTGCACTGAATTTAGATGCTCTCCGCCTACAAAATACCCCAGCACGCCCGCGCTCACCGGCTCAAGCGTAAAAATGAGTGCCGCTTTTACAGGCGAGGTGTAGCGAAGCATGAGATGCTGCATGATAAAGCCAAAAAGCGTGGCAAAAACGATAGATATCACCATCGCTTTGTAAAAAGCGTAGTCTAAATTCGGCTTCGCTCCGCCCTCAAAGATAAAAGCAAAGATAAGGCTTAGCACGCAGACGACCGCAAACTGCGTATTTATCAGCATAAAAAGTTCACAGCGCTTGACAAAGATGCTCGTAAATATGATATGAAGCGCCCAAGCAAAGGCGCAAACGACGCTCAAGAGCTCGCCAAAGCTTAGGCCAAACCTGGCATTTGAGAGGAAATAAAGCCCAAGAGCGCCTAAAGATATGCCAACGAACGAATAAACGTAAATTCTTTGACGAAAGAGCAAAAACATCAAAAACGGCACGATGACGACGTTTAGACCCGATATGAAGGCGACCGCGCCGCTATATGTGAATTTAAACGCAAATGTTTGAGCGCTGAAACCGCAAAATAAAAATAGCCCCAAGATGACACCGTATTTTACGGAATTTGGATCAAATTTTCTAAATTTGAGCGTAAAGGCGGACATCAGCACAAACGATATCAAAAATCGCCAAAAAAGTATCGTAAAGACACCGTTTGTCGCGGTCGCTCCCGCCATCGGCAAAAACGTCGCTCCCCAAACCAAAGCGACAAATATGAGCGCGATATCCGCGCGGAATTCTTTCGTTTTTAGTCTATTCATCATATTCCTTTTAGTTTTAGTTCTTTTTGGTAAAATTTTGATACATTATTTAAGTGCTTCGCAAATCTTACTCGCTCACAAAGTGCCGTTCTCGAGAGTAGCGACGGTGGCGAACGAAGTGAAACTAAGCATATAGCACGAAATCAACGGTCAGCTACCGCTTCCCTTAATTTTTGCTTCGTGCTTATGCACTCGCAACTGCGAGCAGAACGGCAGAAATAGTGTCGCTTCATAAGGTTTGACTTCGCTGAAAAGAAATCAAAAATTTACTAAAAAGAGCCTTTATTTTTATAGTATGAGCCTATCTCACTTAGTAAAATTCCAGCCAGTATCACGAGCGCTCCGCCGATCTGAAGCGCACTAAACCTCTCTCCGCCCACAAAATATCCAAGCACGCCCGCACTAACCGGCTCAAGCGTAAAAATGAGCGACGTTTTCATCGGCGTAGTGTAGCGCTGCATCGCGTTTTGAACGAAAAAAGCAAAGACCGTGGCAAAAACTGCCGTGATGATGACGGCTTTGTAAAATTCCGTGTCAAAATTTGGCATGGCCGTGCCCTCGAAAACGACTGCACATATCAAAGATAGTGCGCAGATAGTCAAAAACTGCATGCAAACCAGCGCATAAAGCTCGCATCGCTTTACGAAAACACCTGTAAAAACTATCTGAAGCGCATAGGCAAAAGCGCAGATGACACTTAGCAGCTCTCCTAGCCCCAGGCCAAATTCGCCGGAGGATAAAAAATAAAGCCCGATCGCGCTTAAAAACGCGCCCGCAAACGAGTAGATATAGACCTTTTGCTTGAAAAATAAAAATACTATAAACGGCACGAAAACTACGTTTAGACCTGTTATAAAGGCCACGCTGGAGCTTAGAGCGTATTTTAGCGCGAACGTTTGAAAGGCAAATCCGGCAAATAAAAACGCGCCTAAAATGGCGCCGTATTTTATAGAATTCGCATCGATCTTGCGCACGAAAGCTAGGCTGATTAGCACCATCAGGAAAAACGCTAGCAAAAACCGCCAAAAAAGCAGCGTGAATACGCCGTTTGTATGAAGCGCTTGCGCCATAGGCAAAAACGTGACGCCCCAAACGACGGCGACTGCGACGAGTGCAAGATCGGCGAGGAATTCTTTACTTTTTCTGGCTGACATTTACTTTAGTATATCGTTTAAAATTTTTGCGCCCTTGCCAAGAGTCCCGCCGCGCAAGCCGCTCTCCTTTTCGCTCATGACCTTAAAAAGCCCCTCTAGCGTTTTGCGCGTGATGTAGTCGTTCATATCCTCGTTTTGCTGCGGGATGTATTCGCCTGCGCCAAGGTCTGAGGCTAAATTTTTGAGCGATTTTGCGGTGTCGGAGTTTGTCAGAGCATTGTTTGCAACGAGCGAATTTAGCTTTTTGTAGGCTGTTGCGAACGAGTTGTCGCTCATCATTTTTTCAATGATAGGCTTAAAGACCTTTTGTAGATTTTTGCCCGATCTTTCCTGTAAAAATTTCGTAAAGCTGTCCTCGCTGCCGTTAAGGACCTTTTTTACGTCCGCTTCGCTCATATTTTTTATGGTATCGCTAAAGACGTTCGCAGCTTTTGGTACGGCCTCGCCTGCAGCTTTGTTCATCGAAACGACGAGCTCGTTCGCCCATTTGTCGCCACCTACTTTTTTGGCTAAATTTGCAGCCGTTTGCAGTGAGCTTGGTAGCGGGATCTTGGCCGTAGCGCTGTTTAAAAAGCCGTCTTTTGAGAGCTGATCGACCGCGGCGTTTAGTGCGCTTGCAACGAGGCTTTTATAGTCGCCGTTGCTGCTTGGATTTGCAGAATTTATGGCGCTCATGCCGGAATTTAGCGTATCTTTCCAGCTTGCATGAAGTATGCTAATCACGCCAAACGCAAGCAAAAGCAGGCAAAATTTTCTCATCGCTATCCTTTAGTGAAAAATGCTATATCAAAACGAAGTTAAGCGGATTTATTTTATCAGAAAGTAAATTAAGATATAATGCAATTCTAAAATTTTTGCGGGGAATTTATGCAAGAGCTTTTCTTTTCGCTACTTTTGGCAGTCGATATTTTCGCCCTCGAGGCGTCCTTTGAGCCGTTACTATTTTTAAACTACGATGAGAGCAGGGCGCACCTTGGCAAAAAGCTCTTTTTCGATAAGAGACTAAGCAGCAACGAAAACTACTCGTGCGAGACCTGTCACAACCTCTACTGGGACTTTAGCGGCACGAATTCAAAATACGTCCAAAAGGGCACTCTAAACCCGCCCAGCATCTTAAATGCAGCGTCAAATTATATATTTTACAACGACGGTCGTATCCGCGGCATCCATGCTCAAGTAAAAGAGTCCATCACCTCGCGCTATGAGCTAAATTCCGGTGAAGATAAAATTTTAACCGCCGTAAAGGGCATCGAGGAATATGAAATTTTGTTCGCCCGCATCTACAAAGACGGCATAACTTATGAAAACATAGTCGATGCCTTCGTAGAATTCGAAAAGGCGATACTGACGATAAATTCGCCCTTTGACAGATATCTGGCGGGCGATGAGAGCGCGCTTGGCGAGGGTGAGAAAAAGGGATTTGAAATTTTTAAAAATTTAGGTTGCGTAGCGTGTCATAACGGTAAAAATTTAGGTGCGAATTTGATGCAGGACGTGCGATTTTCAAAGGATATATTAGCCGGCATCTCCTCTCAAAGCGATATGAACAAGCGCCTTTACCGCGTGCCGTCACTTAGAAACATCGCGGCAAGTGCGCCTTATTTGATGGACGGCAGCATAATGACGCTAAAAGAGGCGATAAAACATATCGGCGCAAATCAGTTTATGTATGATCTAAGTGGTGACGAGATCGATGCGCTCTATAAATTCCTGCTTTCTTTAAGCGGCGAACGCCCGAGGATAATGAATGAACCTTCGTCAAATTAAAATTTTCGCTTTTGTGCTGGCGGTAGTATTTGGTGTGTGTGCGTTTTTCATCTACAAAACGAACAAGGCTTTGAGCGTGAGCGGGGAATTCAACAACGCTCTTATAAATTTAAAGCTTGCAAACGACGAGATGAATTTCAACCTCGAAAATAACATACTCGTGCTTAATTACGACGAACTCAACAAAAACGCTAAAAATTTCGACAGGAATTTAACGAAGCTCTTAGCGCTAAACGAGCAAAATTTAGGGCTTGGCCTGCATGATAACGCGGACAAGCTAAAAGAGCTTAGCGAAATTTACACCAAAAAACGTAGGTTCGTCGATAGATCAAACTACGTTAGCTCTGGCATGGCGGCGTTTATCATAGCCGGCGAATACGAAATAAACAAGGATCCCGAGCTAAAAGCGTTCGAGCCTTTGTTTTTGACGATAAAAAATATGATCAGATTTGATCTGCAAACCGTCAAACAAGCCCAGTTGCAGATAGATGAGATGTCCGGGCTAAGCGAGCAAAACGCCAAACAGTCCAATATGCTAAAAAAGGCCAAATACGCGCTAAATTCCATGATCTTGCTAAATACGATCTACACTCAAAGCGCCCAGCTCGGGCTTGGTAAATTTATAGAAAATTTTAGACGCGAAAATCTCATTTGGTATAAAGAGGTGTTTGATAGGCTGAAATTCTTGCAAAGCGTGGCTTTCGTTTTGTTCTTTTGGCTACTGGCGTTTATATTTTATCAAGCAAGACAAAGCGTGAGAAATTTGCGCCAGATAAAGCTTTTAAAGACGACGATAGACGGCGGGCATAGCTCGATAGTATTTTCGGACGTGCTAAATAAAATTTTATACGTGAATAAAACGTTTGAAGAGACGACCGGGTATAAACTAAAAGAGGTAAAAGGCAAAAATCCTCACGTGCTAAAATCCGGCATGCACCCGGAAAGCTTTTACGAGGGCATGCGAGAGGCGATAAGGACGGCGAATTTTTGGGAGAGCGACGAGCTCATCAGTAAGGCCAAAGACGGAAACCTCATCTACGAAAAGGCTAAATTTATCCCGTTTTTCTTTCGCTCTAAGCTCGAAGGATATATCGCCATCAAGCTAAATAGGACCAAAGAGACCATAATGCTAAACGAGCTCGCGGTCAAAAACGAGCAGATAAAGGCGCAGTCGGCGATCGATAAGCTCACCGGCTTTGGCAATTATTTCGCGCTGACTGAAAATTTAGAGGCTAAAAAGGACGGCATGCTTATTTGCATGAGTATTAAAAATTTCAAAACACTTAGATTTTTCTATCAAACCAGGATCATCGACGCCATGCTAAAAGCGATCGCCGATACGCTCAAGCTCTGCGTGGATACCTCGCAGATAAACGCTTGGCTCTTTCGCTTTCAAGACGATGCGTTTTACCTTTGGTACAACGGGGATAATATCGTCCGAGACATCGGCTTTATCAAGGAGTATTTTAGCTTCAACAGGCTTGAGGTGATGATAGATGACAAGCACGAGAGCTTGCCAAACCCCAAAATAGTCATGGGCGTGTCTTTACCAAACGACACGCCTCAGACTAATCGCTTGATGCAGGCTATCTTGGCAAATCAACAAGCCCTGGATAACGGCAGCGAAATTTACTACTATCAAGAAAACGACGCCATCGAGATGCAGTATCACAAGAACCAGCTCGCCACTCAGCTAGTAGAATACGCCCTTGAAAACGATATGGTGATCGTCGAGTGTCAGGGCATTTATGATGTAGATGCGAACGAAAAAGAGGCGAAATTTTACGAAGTCTTGGTGCGCATAATGGATCAAAACGGCAAGATCCGCTATCCGGGTGAATTTTTAGAGATCGCCATGAGGACGCAGCTATACGTGCAAATAACCAAAAAGGTCATCGCTCACGCCTTTGCCCTCGTCGAAAAATACCCGCAATACACATTTTCTATAAATCTTTCAAGCTCCGACATCGCCGATCGCTCCGTCAGAAAGCTACTGGAAGAGAAGCTAAGCGCATGCGCAAATCCCGCTCACGTATGCTTTGAGATGCTAGAAAGCGAGGAGATGAGCGATTATGAAGGCATAAATTCTTTCATAAAGCGCGTGAAAAGCTACGGATGTAAAATTTCGATCGATGATTTTGGCTCGGGGTATTCAAACTATTACCGAATTTTGGAGCTTGACATCGATAACATCAAGATAGACGGCTCGATAATCAAAAAGCTGCCATATGATCAAAATGCGGGCGTCCTAGTCGAAACCATCGTAAATTTCGCTAAAAAGCAGGGCTATAAGGTCGTAGCGGAGTTTGTGAGCTCGCCTGAAATTTTAGCCAAGGTGCAGGAATTTGGCATCAAATACGCACAAGGCTTCTTGCTGGGCAAGCCAAAGTCGATGAGCTAGGCGACCACCACGGTAAATTTAGCCTTTTTATAAGCGTCATTGCTCGAAATTTAGCACTTCGCAAGCACATCTTGCTCTACTGCTCTTTTTGCTTCGATTCCATCTTGTGATCTTTGGGCGACCGCAGTTTTCGAGCGAGCAAAGATAGTCAATATAAAAATAAAATAAAATAAAAATTTTAAGTAAAATAAATCAGCAATTAACGAAATTTTAAAGCTTATGTGGATAATATTTTAAAGTTTGAAAGAAGTGGTGACCCCTACGAGACTCGAACTCGTGTTACCGCCGTGAAAGGGCGATGTCCTAACCGCTAGACGAAGGGGCCGCCGTCGGTCATTAAAGATGGGATTATATTATTTATTTGCTTAATAGAATATAAAAAAGGAAAAAATTGATAAATAAAATTTTAAATTTCACCACGACTATAGTCGCTGCCTTTATCCTTCTTGGCTGCGTAAAAAACGAGCTTCCTCAAAGGTCTCAAACGTTTCAGGTCACTATATTTTCACCGCTTATAAAAATAAACGATATCGGCTTTTTACATAGCTATAAAAACGGTCTGAATTTGCAAATTTACAGCTCTGGCATCAATACCGCGGACATAAAAATAGACGATGAAATTTGCGTCAATCGCGCTTGTTTTTCAAAGACGGAATTTAACGAGAAATTTTTCCTGCGCCCGCATTACGAGACGATATTTCAAGATGTCTTGCAAAAAAAAGAGATCTATGACGGCAAAAATCTCGTTAGAAAAGAGTGCGGATTTGAACAAAATATAAGTAATGATTCAATAGAATATGAAGTTTGTGACAATTTAATAAAATTTATCGACACTAAAAATCGTATAAAAATCATACTCAAAGAGCTGAAATGAGATACATCGGAGCGCACGTGAGCGCTAGCGGCGGCGTGCAAAACGCACCTTTAAACGCCGCAAAGATCGGAGCTAACGCCTTTGCGCTTTTTGTCAAAAATCAGCGTCAATGGTCGGCAAAGCCGCTTGAAAGTGACACTATTTTGGAATTCAAGCAAAACTGTAAGGCCGCGAACATAAGCCCCCAGCATATCTTGCCTCACGATAGCTATCTCATAAATTTAGGCCACTATGACGACGCTAAGCGTGAGCAAAGCTTTAAGGCGTTTGTAGATGAGATAGAGCGCGTGAGCGAGCTTGGGCTGGAGCTTTTAAATTTCCATCCGGGCTCACATCTAAATGAGATAAGCGAAAACGAGTGTCTAAATTTGATCGCAGAGTGCATGAACGAGGCGTTAAAGCGTACTGCCGGCGTGAAGCTCGTCATCGAAAATACCGCGGGACAAGGCTCAAATTTAGGTTTTAGGTTCGAGCAGCTGGCGTATCTGATCGAGCGCACGGACGATAAGAGCCGCGTTGGCGTTTGTATCGACACCTGTCACGCCTTTGCCGCGGGATACGATCTGCGCACGCCTGAAGCCTATAAAAAGACGATGGACGAATTTGACGCCGTTATCGGGTATGAGTTTTTATCGGCGATGCATCTAAACGACTGTAAATTCGGGCTAAATTCCAGAAAAGATCGCCACGAGAGCCTTGGGAAGGGATTTTTGGGGCTTAAAGCGTTTGAGTGTATAATGAACGACGAGCGCATAGGCGAGATCCCGATGATACTAGAGACGATAGATGATAGCATCTGGGCTGATGAGATCAAAATTTTAAGAAATCTACAAAAAGGAAAAAAATGACGAGAAAGATCGCTCTTAGCATGCTTGCGTCATGCTCTTTGCTAAACGCCGGCGGCTATAAAGTGCCTGAACAAAGCGCGGATTCGCTGGGATTGTTAGCCAGCAACGTTGCCATGAGCTTTGGTGCCGATGTGGCCTATTTTAACCCCGCAAATATGATGTTTCTAGACGGTAGGCATCATTTCGAGGGCTCTCTTGGCTGGTTTCACATTGGCGAGCTTAAATTTAAAAACGATAACGGCAAGAGCTACAAATCTGAAAATTTTGACTCCCTGGCTACGACATTTAGCTTCGTTTCGCCTGAATACTATGAAAACTGGCGTTTCGGCCTGGCTTTGGCGGTGCCGGCTGCCGTCGGTATGGCCTGGGAGGATGCAGATACGGCATTTACGGGCAAGAGATTTAAACTGCAAGTAGTCGAGCTAAATCCAACCGTAGCTTATCGCATAAACGACTCGCTTGCCGTGGCGGTCGGTGCGAGAGCCGTTTATAGCAAAGGCAAGGTCGCGAGCGATTTTGGAAGTATCGGATACAGAGAGCTTGAAGGGGATAGCATAGACTACGGCTACAATGCGGCTTTGAGCTTTAGACCGATAGAAAATTTAAGCCTCGCGGCGACTTACCGCTCCAAGGTCAATATGACTATCAAGGGCGATGCAACCGGTACATTTAACAGCCCGCTTAGAGCGATAAACTACAGCGGAGGAGCAAAAGTGCAGATACCATTGCCAGCTCAGCTAGTCTTGGCTGCGGGGTATAAAATTTCAGATCTCACGCTTTTACTGGCCTACGAGAGGACGTATTGGTCGAAATTTAAAGGATATGACTTTGAGTATTCAAACAAAAACGCAGCCCAGACGAACTCTCGTTTTGCCGGGTATTTCAACCGCTTGATGGACGATCCTGTAAATAGAAAATACAGCGACTCAAATACCTACCGCCTAGGAGTGGCGTATGACGCGAGCCAAAGGCTGAGACTAATGGCGGGCTTTGCCTACGATCAGGACGTTTCAAACGCCAGAAATACCGGACTTGAGCTACCAAATACCACCTCACGCGCGTATTCTTTTGGCATAAATTATAAAATTTCAGAGGCGCTTGAGGTCGCGCTTGGCTATGTCTATCAAGACAGACACCAAAAACGCGCCGAAAATATCCCAAACGGCCAAAACAGCACCATTTCGGGAGAATTTGGACGCGGGGCTATACAGATCTTGGCTACAAGCTTTAAATATAATTTTTAGGCGAAAATATGCAGTATAAGTATCAAAATCTCTACGAAATGCTAAGCGACGTCGCAAAGCAGCGCTTTGGCTGCACGGCGATATTTGACGATAAGCAGAAGATAAAATACGGTGAGCTAAAAAGCAGCGTGGATAAGGCCGCGATGTATCTGCAGGCTATCGGCGTGAAATTTGGCGACAAGGTCGGCATGGCGGTCGTAAATTCTCAGGAATTCATCGTTGCTTATCTTGCCGTGACTGCCATCGGAGCGGTCGCTGTGCCTATGAATACCTTTTTGAAATCGGAGGAATTCTCTTATATTTTAAACGACTGCGGCGCTGAAATTTTGTTTGCTTCAAGTCAGCTTGCAAAAGAGCTTGCTCCGCTAAACGAGCTAAAGCAGCTACAAAAGATCATTTGGATAGGCGAAGTGCCGAAATCTTTGCAGGTAACAAGGCTCGAGCCTAAGCAAAATTTAGACGAAGAATACGGCGAGAGCGTCTATCTGGCACCGGCTTTGCAGCAAGAAAACGGCATCGACGCGCAGTATTTCAGCCTGCAAGGTGCAAATGAGCGAAATATAAATTTTACCGATCTGTTCTCTCACAAATATACCCTAAGCATCTCCAAAACGCCCGAGATAGACGATCTGGTGCACATAATCTACACCTCAGGGACGACTGGTAAGCCAAAGGGCGCGATGATAAGCTATAAAAATATTTTCTCAAATATCGAGGGTGCTCACAATAGGTTCATCGTAAGATCAAGCGATAGATTTATCGTATTTTTACCGATGTTTCATAGCTTTACTCTAACGGCGATGATACTTTTGCCGATGTTCGTGGGAGCGTCGATGGTGCTCATAAAGTCGGTCTTTCCTTTCTCAAACGTCCTAAAGCAGACGCTTTTAAAGCGAGTCACCGTATTTTTGGGCATCCCTGCGATATATACGGCTATCGGCAAGGCGAAAATTCCTTGGTATTTCAGGTGGTTCAATCGCATCCGTCTTTTTATCAGCGGTGCAGCTCCGCTGGCTAAGCAAACTATCGATGATTTTAAGGTAAAATTCCCTCATGCCAGGCTGGTCGAGGGATACGGACTTAGCGAGTGCTCTCCCGTAGTCGCGGCAAATTTATATGACAAGCAAAAGAGCCTGAGCGTAGGGCCGCCGCTTGAGGGATACGAGGTCAAGATTGTAAATGACGAGATGATAGAGGTCGGCACCGGCGAGATAGGCGAGATCATCGTCAAGGGAGATTGCGTCATGCAGGGCTATTTTGGTATGCCAAACATAACGGACGAAACGATCATAAACGGCTGGCTGAAGACGGGCGATCTTGGCAAGGTCGATGACGAGGGCTTCATCTACATCGTCGATCGTAAGAAAGATCTCATCATCTCAAAGGGCATAAATATCTATCCGCGCGAGATAGAGGAGGTGCTTTACAA containing:
- a CDS encoding type II secretion system protein — its product is MKKGFTMIELIFVIVILGILAAVAIPRLAATRDDAEISKVATNVQTLVADIGAYYTSQGSFSAIKNMSNVPNPVKAKTDTCLTIGNDAGNGTIGATIGEDGLCKDVWKLPGLVQLKDNITSNDNKTANTLKFGGMGVKY
- a CDS encoding DMT family transporter; translation: MNRLKTKEFRADIALIFVALVWGATFLPMAGATATNGVFTILFWRFLISFVLMSAFTLKFRKFDPNSVKYGVILGLFLFCGFSAQTFAFKFTYSGAVAFISGLNVVIVPFLMFLLFRQRIYVYSFVGISLGALGLYFLSNARFGLSFGELLSVVCAFAWALHIIFTSIFVKRCELFMLINTQFAVVCVLSLIFAFIFEGGAKPNLDYAFYKAMVISIVFATLFGFIMQHLMLRYTSPVKAALIFTLEPVSAGVLGYFVGGEHLNSVQISGATIILAGIVISELGSYYKSKRIEFSQIPSIQSPQNG
- a CDS encoding DMT family transporter, with translation MSARKSKEFLADLALVAVAVVWGVTFLPMAQALHTNGVFTLLFWRFLLAFFLMVLISLAFVRKIDANSIKYGAILGAFLFAGFAFQTFALKYALSSSVAFITGLNVVFVPFIVFLFFKQKVYIYSFAGAFLSAIGLYFLSSGEFGLGLGELLSVICAFAYALQIVFTGVFVKRCELYALVCMQFLTICALSLICAVVFEGTAMPNFDTEFYKAVIITAVFATVFAFFVQNAMQRYTTPMKTSLIFTLEPVSAGVLGYFVGGERFSALQIGGALVILAGILLSEIGSYYKNKGSF
- a CDS encoding DUF4197 domain-containing protein, whose amino-acid sequence is MRKFCLLLLAFGVISILHASWKDTLNSGMSAINSANPSSNGDYKSLVASALNAAVDQLSKDGFLNSATAKIPLPSSLQTAANLAKKVGGDKWANELVVSMNKAAGEAVPKAANVFSDTIKNMSEADVKKVLNGSEDSFTKFLQERSGKNLQKVFKPIIEKMMSDNSFATAYKKLNSLVANNALTNSDTAKSLKNLASDLGAGEYIPQQNEDMNDYITRKTLEGLFKVMSEKESGLRGGTLGKGAKILNDILK
- a CDS encoding cytochrome-c peroxidase, producing the protein MQELFFSLLLAVDIFALEASFEPLLFLNYDESRAHLGKKLFFDKRLSSNENYSCETCHNLYWDFSGTNSKYVQKGTLNPPSILNAASNYIFYNDGRIRGIHAQVKESITSRYELNSGEDKILTAVKGIEEYEILFARIYKDGITYENIVDAFVEFEKAILTINSPFDRYLAGDESALGEGEKKGFEIFKNLGCVACHNGKNLGANLMQDVRFSKDILAGISSQSDMNKRLYRVPSLRNIAASAPYLMDGSIMTLKEAIKHIGANQFMYDLSGDEIDALYKFLLSLSGERPRIMNEPSSN
- a CDS encoding sensor domain-containing phosphodiesterase; this translates as MNLRQIKIFAFVLAVVFGVCAFFIYKTNKALSVSGEFNNALINLKLANDEMNFNLENNILVLNYDELNKNAKNFDRNLTKLLALNEQNLGLGLHDNADKLKELSEIYTKKRRFVDRSNYVSSGMAAFIIAGEYEINKDPELKAFEPLFLTIKNMIRFDLQTVKQAQLQIDEMSGLSEQNAKQSNMLKKAKYALNSMILLNTIYTQSAQLGLGKFIENFRRENLIWYKEVFDRLKFLQSVAFVLFFWLLAFIFYQARQSVRNLRQIKLLKTTIDGGHSSIVFSDVLNKILYVNKTFEETTGYKLKEVKGKNPHVLKSGMHPESFYEGMREAIRTANFWESDELISKAKDGNLIYEKAKFIPFFFRSKLEGYIAIKLNRTKETIMLNELAVKNEQIKAQSAIDKLTGFGNYFALTENLEAKKDGMLICMSIKNFKTLRFFYQTRIIDAMLKAIADTLKLCVDTSQINAWLFRFQDDAFYLWYNGDNIVRDIGFIKEYFSFNRLEVMIDDKHESLPNPKIVMGVSLPNDTPQTNRLMQAILANQQALDNGSEIYYYQENDAIEMQYHKNQLATQLVEYALENDMVIVECQGIYDVDANEKEAKFYEVLVRIMDQNGKIRYPGEFLEIAMRTQLYVQITKKVIAHAFALVEKYPQYTFSINLSSSDIADRSVRKLLEEKLSACANPAHVCFEMLESEEMSDYEGINSFIKRVKSYGCKISIDDFGSGYSNYYRILELDIDNIKIDGSIIKKLPYDQNAGVLVETIVNFAKKQGYKVVAEFVSSPEILAKVQEFGIKYAQGFLLGKPKSMS
- the nfo gene encoding deoxyribonuclease IV; translated protein: MRYIGAHVSASGGVQNAPLNAAKIGANAFALFVKNQRQWSAKPLESDTILEFKQNCKAANISPQHILPHDSYLINLGHYDDAKREQSFKAFVDEIERVSELGLELLNFHPGSHLNEISENECLNLIAECMNEALKRTAGVKLVIENTAGQGSNLGFRFEQLAYLIERTDDKSRVGVCIDTCHAFAAGYDLRTPEAYKKTMDEFDAVIGYEFLSAMHLNDCKFGLNSRKDRHESLGKGFLGLKAFECIMNDERIGEIPMILETIDDSIWADEIKILRNLQKGKK
- a CDS encoding OmpP1/FadL family transporter; protein product: MTRKIALSMLASCSLLNAGGYKVPEQSADSLGLLASNVAMSFGADVAYFNPANMMFLDGRHHFEGSLGWFHIGELKFKNDNGKSYKSENFDSLATTFSFVSPEYYENWRFGLALAVPAAVGMAWEDADTAFTGKRFKLQVVELNPTVAYRINDSLAVAVGARAVYSKGKVASDFGSIGYRELEGDSIDYGYNAALSFRPIENLSLAATYRSKVNMTIKGDATGTFNSPLRAINYSGGAKVQIPLPAQLVLAAGYKISDLTLLLAYERTYWSKFKGYDFEYSNKNAAQTNSRFAGYFNRLMDDPVNRKYSDSNTYRLGVAYDASQRLRLMAGFAYDQDVSNARNTGLELPNTTSRAYSFGINYKISEALEVALGYVYQDRHQKRAENIPNGQNSTISGEFGRGAIQILATSFKYNF
- a CDS encoding fatty acid--CoA ligase; the protein is MQYKYQNLYEMLSDVAKQRFGCTAIFDDKQKIKYGELKSSVDKAAMYLQAIGVKFGDKVGMAVVNSQEFIVAYLAVTAIGAVAVPMNTFLKSEEFSYILNDCGAEILFASSQLAKELAPLNELKQLQKIIWIGEVPKSLQVTRLEPKQNLDEEYGESVYLAPALQQENGIDAQYFSLQGANERNINFTDLFSHKYTLSISKTPEIDDLVHIIYTSGTTGKPKGAMISYKNIFSNIEGAHNRFIVRSSDRFIVFLPMFHSFTLTAMILLPMFVGASMVLIKSVFPFSNVLKQTLLKRVTVFLGIPAIYTAIGKAKIPWYFRWFNRIRLFISGAAPLAKQTIDDFKVKFPHARLVEGYGLSECSPVVAANLYDKQKSLSVGPPLEGYEVKIVNDEMIEVGTGEIGEIIVKGDCVMQGYFGMPNITDETIINGWLKTGDLGKVDDEGFIYIVDRKKDLIISKGINIYPREIEEVLYKLEEVEAAAVIGIKDEHADEEVAAFIQLKEGMDLDEKQVRDYLKKHLANFKIPKSIYFAEQLPRNATGKVLKRVLKEQVKDKI